Proteins encoded together in one Candidatus Binataceae bacterium window:
- a CDS encoding TolC family protein, whose translation MRTKNVLFGIALCLLWIPSQAHAQVMSLDQAIHEALEVNPQVRAARARWEAAQHQIVQAYTPSDPQASFLNGDSWRGLGTPAYQSYAITQSLQFPGKALLQGTIAKHTADISELAYRAVLRDVRAQVQTAYYQLQLDLALNDLIVANAASLEQVLKVTEISYTANLSSQGDVINAKFALEAMREQGRQQLVTIANDQTALNVLLMRRAEAPLEVTRQFDLTGFEARLEQIIDLATSKRQEILEAALAQQNQASALKLARLEYAPDYSIGFGLDHFEVANFAPTLAHTQDWNVTLAFNLPLFFWAKNEDFAAAERNLEAAREDLDSIRVQTAGLVTTTYRQILRSRETALLYRNTLIPLARQAFAVMLVAYQGGKADFTTLITTFQQESSAQSTYLQAVNQLLAGKVALEQAAGGSLQ comes from the coding sequence ATGCGAACCAAGAACGTGTTGTTCGGCATAGCGCTTTGCTTACTCTGGATACCCAGCCAGGCTCACGCCCAGGTGATGAGCCTGGATCAGGCTATCCACGAGGCCCTGGAAGTCAACCCGCAGGTGCGGGCGGCGCGCGCCCGCTGGGAGGCGGCCCAGCATCAGATTGTCCAGGCATATACTCCCAGCGACCCTCAGGCCTCTTTTCTCAACGGCGACAGTTGGCGTGGCCTGGGCACCCCAGCCTACCAGAGTTACGCCATCACCCAGTCTCTTCAGTTTCCGGGCAAAGCGTTGTTGCAGGGCACAATCGCCAAGCACACCGCCGATATTAGCGAGTTGGCCTACCGGGCGGTGTTGCGTGACGTGCGCGCGCAGGTCCAGACCGCCTATTACCAGCTCCAGTTGGATTTGGCGCTTAATGATCTGATTGTGGCCAACGCCGCGAGTCTGGAACAAGTACTGAAGGTCACCGAGATCTCTTACACCGCCAATCTTTCCAGCCAAGGCGATGTCATCAACGCTAAGTTCGCCCTGGAAGCGATGCGCGAGCAGGGCCGCCAACAGCTAGTCACAATCGCCAACGACCAAACCGCGCTTAACGTGCTTCTGATGCGCCGAGCCGAAGCGCCCCTGGAGGTCACGCGCCAATTCGATCTGACCGGATTCGAGGCGCGCTTGGAGCAGATAATCGATTTGGCGACGAGCAAACGGCAGGAAATCCTGGAAGCGGCGCTGGCCCAACAAAACCAAGCCAGCGCGCTCAAACTGGCGCGACTGGAATATGCACCAGACTATTCCATCGGCTTTGGCCTGGACCACTTCGAGGTCGCCAATTTTGCTCCGACGCTGGCGCATACTCAGGACTGGAACGTGACTTTGGCCTTCAATCTGCCACTGTTCTTCTGGGCCAAGAACGAAGACTTCGCCGCCGCCGAGCGCAACCTGGAGGCGGCACGCGAGGACCTCGACTCAATCCGGGTGCAGACCGCGGGTTTGGTGACGACCACCTATCGGCAAATCCTGCGATCGCGGGAGACCGCACTGCTTTATCGAAACACGCTGATTCCGCTGGCTCGCCAGGCATTCGCCGTGATGCTGGTGGCTTACCAGGGTGGCAAGGCGGATTTCACGACCCTGATTACTACCTTCCAGCAGGAAAGCAGCGCGCAGAGTACCTATCTGCAAGCCGTCAATCAGTTGCTCGCGGGCAAGGTCGCGCTGGAACAAGCCGCCGGCGGTAGTCTGCAATAA
- a CDS encoding DUF6282 family protein produces the protein MAGQDEAKALLKGAYDMHVHSGPDVMARKFDDLELAKRAVESGMSGFVLKSHYTCTADRATLLNRVFPQIHAFGGLVLNNAVGGLNPIAVDIAGRLGAKVVWLPTVDSANELENVAGQKDESKLPYWMGIAREMRALGIAGEWIRVTDEGLKVKAATRQCLEVMAKHDMILATGHISPPEMAPVVKAAREAGVKRIVITHPEFPTTLLSLDQQRELARYDVLFERCFTTAYTKKIPWEHVVNNIRAIGTSTTILATDLGQTYNPYVDEGLTYFISKMLEAGFPARDIERMVSHNPGAILGQE, from the coding sequence ATGGCTGGTCAGGATGAGGCCAAGGCTCTGCTCAAGGGCGCCTATGACATGCATGTGCATAGCGGACCTGACGTGATGGCGCGCAAATTCGACGACCTGGAGTTGGCCAAACGTGCGGTCGAAAGCGGGATGTCAGGCTTCGTGCTGAAATCGCATTACACCTGCACGGCCGACCGCGCCACGCTCCTCAATCGCGTCTTTCCCCAGATTCATGCCTTCGGCGGCTTGGTGCTTAACAACGCGGTGGGCGGTCTCAACCCGATTGCGGTCGATATAGCCGGTCGCTTGGGCGCCAAGGTGGTTTGGCTCCCCACGGTGGATTCAGCCAACGAGCTAGAGAACGTGGCGGGGCAGAAGGACGAAAGCAAGCTGCCGTATTGGATGGGAATCGCGCGCGAGATGCGGGCCCTGGGTATCGCGGGAGAATGGATTCGAGTGACCGACGAGGGGCTGAAGGTCAAAGCGGCCACGCGGCAATGTCTGGAAGTGATGGCCAAGCACGATATGATCCTGGCCACCGGCCATATCAGCCCGCCCGAGATGGCCCCGGTGGTCAAGGCGGCGCGCGAGGCCGGGGTCAAGCGCATTGTCATCACCCATCCGGAATTTCCTACTACTTTGCTCAGTCTGGATCAGCAGCGCGAACTGGCACGTTACGACGTGCTCTTCGAGCGCTGCTTCACCACTGCCTATACCAAAAAGATTCCATGGGAGCATGTTGTTAACAACATCCGCGCGATCGGTACCAGCACTACGATTCTGGCCACCGACCTGGGCCAAACTTACAATCCGTATGTTGACGAAGGACTAACCTACTTTATCAGCAAGATGCTGGAGGCAGGCTTCCCAGCCCGCGATATCGAACGAATGGTGAGCCATAATCCCGGGGCGATCCTGGGTCAGGAGTAG
- a CDS encoding cupin domain-containing protein translates to MASAYAGPELPKSRSDLSRIMAEQSAKATPSFFHLRAQLPKQGRTNLPVATTDRMYVWLKTYASGGENELHAHPNEDHMFLVLQGSAEFYGPKGETQVVSRMDGVFLPRGSFYWFKTVSQEPLVMLRVGACVDPNEDIMGRINIKGEPMPGDSAENKEVPLILHQDAWFE, encoded by the coding sequence ATGGCGAGCGCGTACGCGGGTCCCGAGCTACCCAAAAGTCGCAGCGATTTGTCACGCATAATGGCGGAGCAAAGCGCGAAGGCGACCCCGAGTTTCTTTCACCTGCGCGCACAACTGCCCAAGCAGGGGCGCACTAACCTGCCGGTGGCCACCACCGACCGCATGTACGTATGGCTCAAGACCTACGCGTCGGGTGGCGAAAACGAGCTCCACGCCCATCCCAACGAAGACCATATGTTCCTGGTCTTGCAGGGCTCGGCCGAGTTTTATGGCCCCAAAGGCGAGACCCAGGTGGTGAGCAGGATGGACGGGGTATTTTTGCCGCGCGGCTCCTTCTACTGGTTCAAGACCGTCAGCCAGGAGCCGCTGGTAATGTTGCGTGTTGGTGCTTGCGTCGATCCTAACGAGGACATCATGGGGCGTATTAATATTAAGGGCGAGCCCATGCCGGGCGATTCCGCCGAGAACAAGGAGGTGCCCTTGATCCTGCATCAGGACGCCTGGTTCGAATAG
- a CDS encoding TonB-dependent receptor, whose product MRKYAILVGMILLLGANPAPAGAQATHSHEISGNVTDALGRPLATVAIELQDGGGKVAARTHSDAKGEFHFKDLAAGVYAIVARQAGYKPSTRIVSVGAAPGPAVTLAMESEQALSVQVVATRISRPSNSVSVTGNSQYTLTRQQISNLPEGQNTPINDVLQQMPGVVRDEDQQVHIEGEHADLQWRINGVMLPLDSFSGFGQILNSFFVQRLSLIDGVLPANLGYRDAGVLDIQTPDGCSKGGGNVSFYGGQRETVQPSFDYGGCDGGLSYFMTGTYLHDNLGFSQSTPNHTPLHDLSDQGQFFGYFSYALSSTAKLSLITGVSINNSEFPNVPGQTPLYSLAGVNPANYPSSMLNESLDQDYYFAVLSLSGVMPSGIGYQVSYTARYSTITFNPDDVGDLIYQGVASDTFHSDFANTLQTDLTYNLGSHLFGAGFYVGEYGVELDDTSRTFPANSSGQQTSDVPISIVDNQNAINMLYGVYLQDVWQIAPKLTLTAGIRWDMVTGLTSGNQFSPRINLLYKLNRATDLHAGFARFFQTPSFETISPRSFALFQNTTAAVGQGSSAILPERDYYWDAGVVRHIGEHLTLEENAYFRLSHDLIDLGQFGYVPIFVPFNYRNGRIYGAETSATYNWKKLAVWANFAYSIAQGNDVVTGQYNFTPQELSYIANHYIYLDHEQYYTASGGITYGWRQYLFSLSGVYGSGLRAGFANTQELPENYQIDVSAMRSWQVPGLGEVQGRVVLVNLMDRINELRNGTGIGIFEPAYGPRRTLYAGITVPLPALGGHSSP is encoded by the coding sequence GTGCGCAAGTATGCTATTTTGGTTGGAATGATTCTGCTGCTGGGCGCTAATCCAGCACCGGCCGGTGCCCAAGCAACCCATTCACATGAGATATCAGGAAACGTGACGGACGCGTTGGGCCGGCCGCTCGCCACGGTGGCGATTGAGTTGCAAGATGGCGGCGGCAAAGTGGCGGCGCGCACCCACAGCGACGCCAAAGGTGAGTTCCATTTCAAGGATCTGGCCGCGGGCGTTTACGCGATCGTGGCGCGTCAGGCGGGTTACAAGCCCTCCACCCGCATTGTTAGCGTGGGCGCCGCTCCCGGCCCGGCGGTGACCCTGGCGATGGAGTCGGAGCAAGCGCTCAGCGTGCAAGTGGTAGCCACCCGTATCAGCCGCCCGAGCAATAGCGTGAGCGTCACCGGGAACAGCCAATACACGCTCACCCGTCAGCAGATCTCGAACCTTCCCGAGGGCCAGAATACGCCGATCAACGACGTCCTTCAGCAGATGCCGGGGGTGGTGCGTGACGAAGATCAGCAGGTGCATATCGAGGGAGAACACGCGGATCTGCAATGGCGGATCAACGGCGTGATGCTACCGTTGGACAGCTTCAGCGGGTTCGGCCAGATCCTCAACAGTTTTTTCGTTCAGCGTCTGAGCCTGATCGACGGTGTGTTGCCCGCCAATTTGGGCTATCGAGACGCCGGAGTGCTTGATATCCAAACCCCGGACGGTTGCTCCAAGGGTGGCGGGAACGTGTCGTTTTACGGCGGCCAACGTGAAACCGTCCAGCCCAGCTTCGATTATGGGGGGTGCGACGGTGGGTTGAGCTATTTCATGACCGGCACCTATCTTCACGACAACCTGGGCTTCAGCCAATCTACCCCTAACCACACCCCGCTGCACGATCTGTCGGACCAGGGGCAATTTTTCGGTTATTTCTCCTACGCCCTAAGTTCCACCGCCAAGCTTAGCCTGATAACCGGGGTCTCGATCAACAACAGCGAGTTTCCCAATGTCCCCGGTCAAACGCCGCTATACAGTCTGGCGGGAGTGAATCCGGCTAACTATCCCTCCTCGATGCTCAATGAAAGCCTGGATCAGGACTATTACTTTGCCGTTTTGTCGCTGAGCGGCGTGATGCCCTCGGGAATCGGCTACCAGGTGTCCTATACCGCGCGCTATAGCACGATCACCTTCAATCCCGACGACGTTGGCGACCTCATCTATCAGGGTGTTGCCTCCGATACCTTCCACAGTGATTTTGCTAACACTCTGCAAACCGACCTGACCTACAACTTGGGATCGCACCTGTTTGGCGCCGGCTTTTATGTGGGCGAATACGGGGTCGAGCTGGACGATACCTCGCGGACTTTTCCGGCCAATTCCTCGGGGCAGCAGACCAGCGACGTGCCCATTTCGATCGTGGACAACCAAAACGCCATCAACATGCTTTACGGGGTATATCTGCAGGATGTGTGGCAAATTGCGCCCAAGCTGACCCTGACCGCCGGTATCCGCTGGGATATGGTCACGGGGCTGACCAGCGGCAACCAGTTCAGCCCGCGCATCAACCTGCTTTACAAACTTAACCGGGCGACCGACCTACACGCCGGCTTCGCGCGCTTTTTTCAAACCCCGTCCTTCGAGACCATCTCGCCGCGCAGCTTCGCCCTGTTTCAGAACACCACGGCGGCTGTGGGCCAAGGCTCCTCGGCGATTTTGCCCGAGCGCGATTATTATTGGGACGCCGGCGTGGTGCGCCATATCGGTGAGCATCTGACGCTGGAGGAAAACGCCTATTTCCGCCTGTCGCACGATTTAATCGACTTGGGCCAATTCGGCTACGTACCGATTTTTGTTCCTTTCAATTATCGCAACGGCCGGATCTACGGTGCCGAGACCAGCGCGACCTATAATTGGAAAAAACTGGCGGTGTGGGCCAATTTCGCCTACTCGATCGCGCAAGGCAACGACGTGGTTACCGGCCAATACAATTTCACGCCGCAGGAATTAAGCTATATCGCCAATCACTATATTTATCTCGATCACGAACAGTACTACACAGCTTCGGGTGGAATCACCTATGGCTGGCGCCAGTATCTGTTCAGCCTGAGCGGGGTGTACGGAAGCGGGCTGCGCGCGGGCTTTGCCAATACCCAGGAGTTGCCGGAAAACTATCAGATCGATGTGTCGGCGATGCGAAGCTGGCAGGTGCCAGGACTGGGAGAGGTGCAGGGGCGCGTGGTGTTGGTCAACCTGATGGACCGGATAAACGAACTGCGCAATGGCACGGGAATCGGGATTTTCGAGCCTGCCTATGGACCGCGCCGTACCCTGTACGCTGGGATCACGGTTCCGTTGCCGGCGTTGGGAGGCCATTCCAGTCCGTGA
- a CDS encoding methyltransferase domain-containing protein: MASAHQQTVQREFAKQARSLAGSPVHRDPNRLRELVELSGVQAGARVLDLACGPGLVAQAFAAITGRVIGLDLTEGMLREAGERARFPVALVRGDAEQIPLLSGTMDLGVMRYTVHHLPRPKVVVGELARVLKAGGRAVILDEICSDDPVKAAYHNRIEWLRDPSHVRALSAAELLQVCRDVGLRVEKAQPGNLDMDFEEWSSRTFQSAERIAQAADLMRGCLGRDDADLGVRMVDGKLHFRLRTLTVLARKA; the protein is encoded by the coding sequence GTGGCCTCGGCCCATCAGCAGACGGTTCAGCGAGAGTTTGCCAAGCAGGCGCGCTCGCTGGCGGGTAGTCCGGTCCATCGCGATCCCAACCGCTTGCGCGAGCTGGTCGAGCTGAGCGGCGTGCAGGCAGGGGCGCGCGTGCTCGACTTGGCCTGCGGCCCGGGACTGGTCGCGCAAGCCTTTGCCGCTATCACCGGCCGGGTGATCGGGCTGGACCTGACGGAGGGGATGCTGCGCGAGGCCGGCGAGCGGGCCCGATTCCCAGTTGCCTTGGTGCGTGGGGACGCCGAGCAGATCCCTTTGTTAAGCGGCACGATGGATTTGGGCGTGATGCGCTATACGGTCCACCATTTGCCCCGGCCAAAGGTGGTCGTGGGTGAGCTGGCGCGAGTACTCAAAGCTGGGGGGCGCGCGGTTATCCTGGATGAGATTTGTTCGGATGATCCGGTCAAGGCGGCCTATCACAACCGCATCGAATGGTTGCGCGATCCCTCGCATGTGCGTGCGCTGAGCGCCGCCGAGTTGCTTCAAGTCTGCCGCGACGTTGGTCTACGTGTCGAGAAAGCGCAGCCGGGCAACCTCGACATGGACTTTGAAGAATGGTCAAGCCGTACTTTCCAGAGTGCCGAGCGGATCGCGCAGGCGGCCGACTTGATGCGGGGCTGCCTAGGTCGCGATGATGCCGACCTTGGGGTGCGGATGGTCGATGGCAAGCTTCATTTTCGCCTGCGCACTTTGACTGTGCTGGCGCGCAAAGCTTGA